One Papaver somniferum cultivar HN1 chromosome 10, ASM357369v1, whole genome shotgun sequence genomic window carries:
- the LOC113316296 gene encoding uncharacterized protein LOC113316296, whose amino-acid sequence MRWTLEFRQRKDASRIPGHSPYMKMYVVMKCLCKGISPDNIDDYTRMDASTTYYYIKKFCDTIMFGFNAEYIRRPTVNDVKCLMKENAARGFPGMLGSLDCMHWGWRVCPQDEAGTHTGHKSYPTCVLEAVASYYRWFWHGYFEVGGSSNDLNFLKSSNLFDNNLNVQAYGAPSDIPILELFNKYQMAKRKDVEQAFGTLQNPPHAPIVRYLRQTSDALQNPVLHERLRTDLTGHIWERHGQGLRDGEIPGDAIDNELDSGEDTDEVDVDQDHYDPE is encoded by the exons ATGAGGTGGACCCTAGAATTTCGACAAAGAAAGGATGCTTCAAGAATTCCAGGTCATAGCCCATACATGAAAATGTATGTCGTTATGAAGTGTCTTTGTAAAGGTATCTCACCCGATAACATTGATGATTATACCCGTATGGATGCTTCTACTACTTATTATTATATTAAGAAGTTTTGTGATACAATTATGTTTGGGTTTAATGCGGAATACATTAGACGTCCAACTGTGAATGATGTGAAGTGCTTGATGAAGGAAAACGCAGCTAGAGGCTTTCCAGGAATGCTTGGTAGCCTGGACTGTATGCATTGGGGTTGGAGGGTGTGTCCACAAGACGAGGCAGGAACACACACAGGCCACAAAAGTTATCCCACCTGTGTTCTTGAGGCGGTTGCTTCATACTATAGGTGGTTTTGGCATGGGTATTTTGAAGTGGGTGGATCCAGCAACGATCTTAATTTTTTGAAGTCCTCTAATTTGTTTGATAACAATCTCAATG TCCAAGCTTACGGTGCACCCAGTGATATTCCAATTCTCGAGTTATTTAACAAATATCAAATggcaaagaggaaagatgtggaaCAGGCATTTGGGACACTGCAAA ACCCACCTCATGCACCTATAGTCAGATACCTGAGGCAGACAAGCGATGCATTACAAAACCCAGTTCTCCATGAGAGACTTCGTACGGATCTTACAGGTCATATATGGGAACGACATGGCCAAGGTCTAAGGGATGGTGAAATTCCTGGAGATGCGATAGACAACGAGCTGGATTCAGGAGAAGACACGGACGAGGTTGATGTTGATCAAGACCATTACGACCCAGAATGA
- the LOC113316297 gene encoding uncharacterized protein LOC113316297 has protein sequence MEEQEEARLIELLRKYCGVSAWSMDEMLGIDPQVACHKLKLNPNVKPIRQRIRKISTAYHEQIDKELQKMMNSGIIRPAKYPEWIGNMVIFPKKNNRIRICIDFSDLNTACPKDSFPLPNIPQMVESATGFKRLTCMDGYCGYNQIPLDEDDQEHMAFFATRGLYCYTHMPFGLKNAGATYQRMVENFFAKWVHTTLEVYVDDMLVKTKDTGDDVDDLREIFEQMRKYKMKINPLKCIFWAESGKFLRHIVSRKGIEVDPAKVHAILDMPSPATIKDVQKLNGQLATLGRFISRSSDKCKHFFDILKKGAKFAWTQECEEALKGIKEYLIKLSILQKPKPGEELLICLAVTKNDLSTVLLRTDEGVEKPIFYVSKTFNSAETNYPKIEKLILALVYASQKLRIYFQYHNIKVLKRIPIDSVLKNSKRTGRVERWNMQIDLFGLKYEVQTLTKSHIVAVFLVEFPSEEDEGVEEMMDIDESRPDPKDLLRECNPIRWDIFVDGSSNSCGGGQGIVFTSLTGIRLVFCFRLEYKATNNETEYEEVMQALRIAIEMKLCEVRITSDSQLVVLQIEGRYNAADPVIQRYLQLVKEYSAKIQNIIWRNIDRDNNRHADSLAFITSMIEDPKMDHIRIERLMQPSVRREEREPKGMTIEEESTQTSKDDWRTPIYNYLMKGDLPPDRQEENKIRSRYTHYEVREGILYRRSYLGPLMRCLLQKEGIEIMKSIHYGDAGNQSGTRSLALKTRTQGYFWPYMHRDVKDISTRCEACQRYGRIVHAPSTSLNSVLSVWPFAMWGIDIVGPFVTGTKQSRYIIVATDYFMKWVEAKALQHTRDGDVYEFILEHIICRFGIPVLIVSDNGKQFEGENVRMLFNAFKIQSGKSTPLYP, from the coding sequence ATGGAGGAACAAGAAGAGGCAAGGCTGATCGAGTTATTAAGAAAATATTGCGGTGTCTCTGCTTGGAGCATGGATGAAATGCTAGGAATCGATCCACAAgttgcatgtcacaaactgaaaCTGAACCCGAACGTTAAACCAATAAGACAACGAATAAGGAAGATATCCACGGCTTACCACGAGCAGATTGACAAGGAACTCCAAAAGATGATGAATTCGGGAATAATAAGACCGGCGAAGTACCCAGAATGGATTGGCAACATGGTGATATTTCCTAAGAAGAACAACAGAATAAGAATATGTATTGATTTTAGTGATCTCAATACTGCATGTCCAAAGGATAGCTTTCCACTACcaaatattcctcaaatggtagaGTCAGCGACAGGGTTCAAAAGGCTGACATGCATGGATGGATATTGTGGGTACAATCAAATACCTTTGGACGAAGATGATCAGGAGCATATGGCTTTCTTTGCTACCCGAGGGTTATACTGTTACACACAtatgccctttgggttgaagaatgcGGGTGCTACTTACCAACGGATGGTAGAGAATTTTTTTGCGAAATGGGTGCACACAACGTTGGAAGTTtacgtggatgatatgttggtgaaAACAAAGGATACTGGAGACGATGTGGATGATTTAAGGGAGATCTTCGAGCAAATGAGAAAATACAAAATGAAGATAAATCCCTTAAAATGCATTTTTTGGGCCGAATCGGGGAAGTTCTTGAGACACATTGTTTCGCGAAAAGGCATAGAGGTAGATCCAGCAAAGGTGCATGCCATATTGGATATGCCATCTCCAGCCACAATAAAAGATGTTCAAAAATTAAATGGGCAGTTAGCCACATTGGGGCGATTCATATCAaggtcctcggacaaatgcaagcaTTTTTTTGATATCTTGAAGAAAGGGGCAAAGTTTGCGTGGACTCAAGAATGTGAGGAAGCTCTAAAGGGTATCAAGGAGTACCTCATAAAATTATCAATTCTGCAGAAGCCAAAACCTGGGGAGGAGTTACTTATCTGTCTCGCAGTAACAAAAAATGATCTTAGCACAGTTCTACTTCGCACAGATGAAGGGGTCGAAAAGCCTATATTCTATGTCAGCAAAACCTTCAATTCTGCTGAAACGAATTACCCAAAGATTGAAAAATTGATATTGGCATTGGTGTACGCATCACAGAAGCTAAGGATTTATTTCCAATACCACAATATCAAAGTCCTGAAAAGGATTCCGATAGATTCCGttctgaagaattcaaaaaggacGGGAAGAGTCGAGAGATGGAATATGCAGATTGATCTCTTTGGATTAAAATATGAGGTGCAAACTTTGACGAAGTCGCATATTGTTGCAGTGTTCCTCGTGGAATTCCCCTCAGAAGAGGACGAaggagtagaagaaatgatggatattgaTGAAAGCCGACCAGACCCTAAAGACTTATTGCGAGAGTGCAATCCAATAAGATGGGATATCTTTGTAGACGGATCCTCGAATAGTTGTGGAGGGGGGCAAGGAATAGTATTCACTTCACTCACGGGGATCAGGTTGGTATTCTGTTTTCGGCTAGAGTACAAAGCAACAAACAACGAAACCGAGTATGAAGAAGTAATGCAAGCTTTGAGGATTGCAATAGAAATGAAATTGTGCGAAGTGAGAATTACCAGCGACTCGCAATTGGTAGTTCTCCAGATTGAAGGAAGATACAATGCGGCTGATCCTGTGATACAAAGGTACTTGCAATTGGTAAAAGAATACTCCGCGAAGATACAAAACATCATCTGGAGGAACATAGACAGGGACAATAACAGGCACGCAGATTCCCTTGCCTTCATAACGTCCATGATTGAGGATCCAAAAATGGACCATATCCGTATTGAGCGATTGATGCAACCGTCTGTAAGAAGGGAAGAAAGAGAGCCTAaggggatgaccatagaggaagAAAGCACCCAAACGAGCAAAGATGACTGGAGAACACCTATCTATAATTATCTTATGAAAGGAGACCTTCCGCCAGACAGACAAGAGGAAAATAAAATTAGAAGCAGATACACACATTACGAGGTGCGAGAAGGAATCCTATACAGAAGGTCGTATCTAGGCCCATTAATGAGATGCTTATTACAAAAGGAAGGAATAGAAATTATGAAGTCGATCCATTATGGAGACGCCGGAAATCAGAGCGGGACTAGATCCCTAGCTCTAAAAACCAGAACACAAGGATATTTTTGGCCATATATGCACAGAGACGTGAAAGACATTTCCACGAGATGTGAAGCATGCCAAAGATATGGGAGAATAGTGCACGCACCTTCCACAAGCTTAAACTCAGTATTGAGTGTTTGGCCCTTCGCCATGTGGGGGATAGACATAGTGGGACCGTTTGTGACAGGAACCAAGCAAAGTAGATATATAATAGTAGCCACCGATTATTTCATGAAGTgggttgaagccaaagctttgCAGCACACCCGAGATGGTGATGTATACGAATTCATCCTTGAGCACATCATATGCAGATTTGGGATACCCGTGTTGATAGTTTCAGACAATGGAAAGCAGTTCGAAGGAGAAAATGTGAGAATGTTATTCAATGCcttcaaaattcaaagtggaaAATCAACTCCACTGTACCCTTAG